From Lolium perenne isolate Kyuss_39 chromosome 5, Kyuss_2.0, whole genome shotgun sequence, a single genomic window includes:
- the LOC127299435 gene encoding uncharacterized protein translates to MTAAAACPGFFTQEETRATAAVAARNEHREDVADGSQAVEEEGEEEEEPTEAAANLSKGKKKRKKDSPPAEPRIKWTPKEEECLAEAWMTVSTNGIIGANQSFDTYWFRVRQAYEERKLVDPYFNKTNMNVYRGDKAMATHWGIMQTACSKWHGVQEEIDKRPISGHDLEQRLRRALDMYTDDTGLQFKFLNVYARLEKCEKWKEVRTSLSKSKTEQYNPDAPPACAAEGRPELGQKKQKELKRTDNPADRMQASIDKCWADLRSHADGRNDKFDGRWREMLANQGARIALLKTTVAAKKRNTDLAFLMGGGDMELMDEETRNWYQGHRNDILRATTSSPPAPTSSTSPSTSSTAAASTSTAAASSSPAAAASATACEETGPSDTAVPAGTADEPVSV, encoded by the exons atgaccgccgccgccgcgtgcccggggttcttcacgcaagaggagacgagggcgacggcagctgtggcggcgcgcaacgagcatcgggaggatgttgccgacggaagccaagccgtcgaagaagaaggcgaggaagaagaagagccaactgaagccgccgccaacctgtcgaaggggaagaagaagaggaagaaggactcgccgcctgccgaaccgcgtatcaaatggacgccgaaggaagaggagtgcctcgccgaagcttggatgaccgtgtccacgaacggcataatcggggccaatcagtcgttcgacacataCTGGTTTCGAGTGAGGCAGGCGTACGAGGAACGCAagctcgtcgatccctacttcaacaagacgaacatgaacgtgtaccggggagacaaggcaatggccacccattgggggatcatgcagacggcgtgcagcaaatggcacggcgtacaggaggagatcgacaaacggccgatcagcggccacgacttggagcaaaGG ctgcgccgagctttggacatgtacacggacgacaccggcctgcagttcaagttcctcaacgtctacgcccgcctcgagaagtgcgagaagtggaaggaagttCGCACGTCCCTCTCGAAaagcaagaccgagcagtacaaccccgacgctccgccggcttgcgcggcggaagggcgccctgagctcggccagaagaagcagaaagagctcaaacggacggacaatcccgccgacaggatgcaggcgtcgatcgacaagtgctgggccgacttgagatcgcacgccgacgggaggaacgacaagttcgacggcaggtggcgggagatgctcgccaaccaaggcgcccggatcgccctgctgaagacgacggtggcggcgaagaagaggaacacagacttggcgttcctcatgggcggcggcgacatggaactgatggacgaggagacgaggaattggtaccagggccaccgcaacgacatcctccgagccactacgtcgtctccgccggctcctacctcgtctacctcaccatctacctcgtcgactgcggctgcttcgacgtccactgccgctgcttcatcgtcgcccgccgcagccgcttcggccacggcgtgtgaggaaactggtccgtcggacaccgccgtgccggccgggactgccgacgagcctgtctccgtgtaa